The nucleotide window tgtacTGTAAATCGGGTTTTAGAATTTAAACAGAAACCATCTAATCTCCATCTAACGGTCGATGTTCATCGACTGCAGTAACTGCAGTTAATCCGGATCCTTTTTCAAATGCTTGGCAATGATATGAATATGTGACAGTTGACACAGAAAGTAGATCTTGCTCTGATAAATATATAAGACAATTGTTATTGTACTTAAAAAGATTGTCactgatatatatatacatttgtCTGCATCTCTACATGtatttcatcaacatatactaCAATACATGCAAGAAGGATAATGGTAgacaaaaacatcacaacttTATAGAGGAAATAAAATTTAgaatgttaattaattagctTATTAACTAACTCTTCGTAGTATTATTAagtatacataaaaaaaaggaagttCGCAGATTAATTAGACCTGCTTATCTGGAATTCCTACTTGGTTACTGCAATTTCCTCCAATACTAACCAGAATGGTTAGCTACTTCACTTCTCACAACTTCAGTTATCAAATCTTTGAAGATCAATCTTTCAATATCCAACACAACATTTGGTATCTCATTGTAGCATTCTGTACTTGTGGGGTGCTGCACCAAATCTTCCAACAAGATACTTGTCAAATACTCATCCTCATTAGCCAGGTTGACATTCCTATTTTTATGCTGTAACTTGTCGATTTCTGTGCAAAGCATATCTGAAAGCTGTTGTCCGTCTGGTTTTCTTCCTTCTGGCTGATATGGCTTGTATGAACTCTCCAATATTAGCTTTTGAAATAGAatttcattaacaacatcaaatatgAGCTTTCTTTCCATTTTCTCATGATTGTTCGTCTTTGCAATGTAGGAATGCATCTTGTTTGTCTTTAGTTTCTCTAGTGCAAGGAACAATATTGGGTTTATCGGGTAACCAGATGAATGCAATGCCTGGCTAGAGCTGGGACTGGTGAGCAGTCCTGATGCTAGTAATATTTCTGATATATATTTGTGGTCAGGATCGTTGTGGTCACTGAAGTTTGCGAAGCTTTCATCATCATTGTGGTCAAATTGTTGAAGAATTTGAACCAAATTATCAGTGATCAAGTCAATATCAATGGTTCCATTGCCAAAGTTGACTTTTGTGTTAGTGTTGGATGAAAGAGAAAGACCTTCTGAGTCCTCCTCACTATTATCGTAAGTGTTCAGTACTTCATCTGTCGAAATAAATTTGAAGGGAATCATAagtaaatggaagaaaaaatgtaattgatgaagtGATGCATATGACAGATGATTTTAGACCATTTGACATTCAATCTATGATGCTTAGAAAAGAAGTGTGAAATATACCTAAATCTTTTGATATGTCTGATTTCCTTTTAACCGGGGAAGGTGGGTCTTCTCTATAGAATGAAGCATCAAGAACAGACACGGGACTGGGTTGTTCTGCAGTAACCATTGTTTCAACCATAAAACTTTCCTTGCTCAAGTCTTGTTCTGCATTCTGATCATTTCTTTCCTTCAAAGGAGACAATTTTTGTCTGGATGTTTTGCTCGGCAAAGACAGATCCGTTGATTGCCTATTTTGTTGTCTTCTGTTACTGCTGATATCTGATTTTGGGCTGGTTGGTGGGGAACGTCTCTCCAAACCGAACTTCTTTTGTAGTCTTGGACTCCTAGTCTCTGCCATAACGCCGGAGTTGGTGTTGTTTTCTCCATTGATGACTCGAGGAACTTTTGAGGATTGCATCAATTTTGAAGTTCTCATCCTATTACTTCTATCCACTGAATGAAAGGGAGGACTAATAGGATCTTTGACATGTTTGATTGCTGGACTGCCTTTTGTTGCTTGCCTGCCAAGCTTGACAACTGACATTCCATCAGTAGGATCACTGCGGTAAACCTTGTTACCTGATGATTTACCATGAATTGGCATTTCTGGTGAAgaagaattatttgtttttcttgcaACCTTTGTTGGTTTCATGATGACAATTGGAGATTTACTACCCTGAGTTGAACTCAACCTCTCAGCTGTGACAGATGTCGGGTTCTTCTGCCGTGTTCTTGGACTTTGTACATTCAAGCTTTCACCGACACTACTATTACTCGTATTGTCATACGGAGAATTTGAAGTCTGATCACTTGCAGTATCTAATGATTCTTTGTATCTGTGCATTGCTTCAAGAATCTGTTTAAGGGCTCTAAGATCCTTTCCGGATTTTTTGAACTCTAGATCCGCCATCCTTTTTTCAATTTCACCATAGACCGAGAGGGACCGATTTGAGGCCTTTGTTGAAGGTTCGTTATTCTTGGAAAATTGTGAATATGGTGTCTCATTTGTGATTGAACCATCCCTCCTAGATTGAAGCATGTTTGTCCCTTTGCTTGTCTTTTGGAATGATGAATCCTGCTGTTGCATGTATTCATAGCTCATTCTAGATCCTGCAAATGTGTCGTCTTTGTTAGTGTTGCAGCTATCAGAAGTTTCGCTCCAGTCAGGGAATGCTTCTAGTCCCATCAACTTTGCCACAACACTTGATGGTCTTTTAGCACTTTCTGGTTCTTCCATCTGCTTTACCATTGTGTTGGAGCCTCCACGCACGTTCTGTGGACCCTTCAAAAGGTTTCGAGTTTTTGTTCCTTCATTgaaacttttgatggatctttCCTTGCTGTCCAAGGAAAACCTCGGGAGTTCCTTCTGCTTTGTGGCAAATTTGGATACACTTTGTATATCTCTCCCATCATAGGAGAGTCTTGGTGAGTCCCAAGGAACCATAGGCCGCGGAGAGTCGATGTGTTTCAAGATTCGACCCTTCTTTTCCTCTTTAGCCAGAGTTTTTACCGATAATCTTTGTGCGTCTTTATGCATCGAGTCTTTGACAATATCATGGAAATTAGGTGATTGATTTCTTTGGTTGTCATGTTGCTTCGCTGCTGCTTCTGAATTGGAATTTTCTGTGGTTTTCATTGGACTTATCGATGGTGGTTCTATATGTATTGTTCTGTTAAACTCGATGGATGACATGCTAGATGAACAAGACGACGAAGACATGGAAGTTCCTGATGATGATTCTGTGGAGGATTGTTGATTCTCTCTTGGAACCTTCACATTCTTTGCCTGCAATCATAGTCTCACATTCTTAACTGATTCTGCTAAATTTCTCAAATGAGGTAAAGTTACTTTGATCTAATTATCTTACCTTTGTCTTTTGTATTGCATTATTCAACTCTTTGATGTTATTTCCTGTTCCCCCTGAGAAAGGAAAGAAATTTTAGCAATAagtaatttgaaatatattgcGAGAACGTTCTTTGATTAGTCCTTCTTTGTTCTAAATTCTTTCTGAACAATATGTTAGCATGTTTACTTGCACTTTAGGCAACTTGCATATGCTCTTCCCTAATGTACATTTTTTACAAAGTAATAAATTTTACtgcatttattttgaaaattcagtaatttaataaaataaaataaaataaaaacatccaaCTTAATTGAAAAATCATTCAACTCCTGGGTGTAGTTATCCATATGTTTTGGTGCTAGAGTAGATAAATCATTACTATAGAGATGTTGCTTCTTAAATCATACAAATCTTTATGGAAAATTTCAAACCTGAAATGTaatcataattatattttatttttttataaaaccatGTGCTACTTTGGAATGTACAAATTCTGGATCTGGAGTTGTCCTACAAAATATGGCAAATTATAGCTTCCAAAGTCTTTTGagtaattaaatgaaatgaggCTTCCATATTATTCTAGAAATTTgtcttcttcaaaaacaaatattattctagaaaaattcatttatatttttttttcttcaaaaaattttcTAGCATCTGAAGTAGGAATTGAAttatcataaaatcatattgaaGCCAGTTCAGAAAAAGCTTGACTTTGTCTTGTTATAtgtgaagtaaaaaaaaattacaagttaCTATTACTCTCAtccaccaaaataaaaattcataaaataaaacactagtaaataagaaaacaacaaatttttctaATGATAAGAAACTGTGTTAACAGTACATTTTTGACATATTGCAAGTAAATTGGATCAGTCATTTACTGTTGAAAGAAAGCGATTTTAACCTTCATGTCcatgtcaatttgattttatgttAGTTAACTATGTTTGTTAATTATGAGAAAAATCATTACCATTTTTTTGGCACTATCAAGCACTTGTCTGCATAATTGTTAGCAAAACATTATTccattaatcaagaaaaaataatcttttCACTTTTACTCAAAATCATCTCATGATTGTACCAAAGATATTATTTATGGATAAAGTTCATTTTACACATTTCAAGTTGGAGGTGAAAACAATAAAATGCACATTTAGGcctttgaaaaatttaattataatttttttttattataatttctgcaacaatatataaattttcaatccCTTAACTTGTACctaaatttttatatgtttcgaGAATTgaaaagacaaaacaaaatacatagaatacaataaaaaataattcttaaaaattcataacagaaacaaaataaaacaaagatatTGTAGATTACCTTGGTTTGCCATATTGTGACTGTTGTTGTGGCCTGTGAGAAACCTATGACGATCAAATAGCTGAAAAAATCCACTAATGCATCCAATTTGCTTCTGCAATTCTTGATTTTCATCTTTCATTGATGTCAAAGCCTTTTTAgacatgttttgtttttactttctgcaccccttcaattttcttcactctACAAGGCTTAAATAACTGAACTACCTACCTTTGACTTTGGTTAAGAGCTTTTGTTTTGTGGTCTTAATTGTTGCAAgaaaattttgatatgttaCAAAGTGCTTTAGAACAAGGAAATGGCCTTAGAAGCATTTACTAGAATTATGTATGAAAATTGATGAAGTTTCACAATGACTTGGTTATGATGCATGTGTAAAGACAAGAGAATGTTTAAGAAGGTTAAGAGCAAAGAGATAAGAATGAGAGAACAAAAAATAGCATAAATTATGGATGTTGGGTTTACACATAACAACAATGAAGAGAATATCTTCTGCAAAAGCAGAAAGAACAAAAAGAAGTAGAAATGAAGCAATTCCAAAGTGATATATGTTAAGGGCAGTAACTACAGAGAGATTTGATAGACCCAAGAAGAGATGTTTTTATATTATCTGTTGTTGTATACCAAAGTTTGAGGTATTGAAGGCTAAAGTGATTGTGAGAGGAATTGTggtgatatttattatatatcatatcatatgatGATGGAAACTTAGGCAACTAGCCAAGTGTTGAATTAGGCTTATAAAGAATAAATCATTTGATTTAGTGCcaaatttttaattagattacgtaagagaggttgaaAAGGTGGAATTTAGGGTGTCAACATGTGAGAAAGGGATACAATtattaaaagagaaatgttatttgaacaatcatttggtTGATAACTTATgagacaaccataatttataaagaaaaagtagatatttacacgaaaaccaaagcaataaagagataaagtaaaaagtaatgtgagtataagagagaaagttgtcacaaaatggatgtttaaatatcatttctcttattaaaATAGCAAAAtgacaataatatatttttttatgatcaaCTTTGCTTCatttactttgtttaatttattgtcCATTTTTTACGGATAGTAAAGTAAATGGAACAAAGTCTAACACATACTTTTTAATACGCTTCTAGTTGAAATTCGTATATATCTTATTGAATTTATCTGAGTTCCACAAGTTTAGTTGTTTCATTTTAatactaaccaaaaaaaatctatatgtGTTGTCGACTTTATGGTGAAGCGGAGACAGATGAATGTCGTTAGactaataaaaagaaattgtgtTCGCTCTTAATCTAATGGTATGGGGCAAGGTGTACCATAAACTGATTGCGAAACTGGATCCCATGATGTAACTGCGTTAGCGCAGTAACAGCTACGAGCCGTCCGATAAGAAATGAAAGGTTGGGATTAGAAATGTGTGATACTGTACTGTGTGAATTTGAACTGTTAGATTGTTTTTCAGTGATTGTGATTGTCTACTGCGTGAACCTGCATGGAGCAGTTACAGCAGGCAATCCTAATCCACCAATTGCATAGCATTCATAATATAAGAAAGTACGTGTTAGAGAGTGTGTCGTTAATCATTGCGATAAAATTATGATAAATAGTTGGAGTTGGAGAAAGGAGAATGATGGTGAGAGGGATAGGTGTTTGTGTGTGAAAGGGTGGGTCAGATCTGCTATGGTCATTTCCTAGCATTTGTATGTATAGACAGTTCAACGTGGGTGGGTCTGTGGGTTGGACCTCTAACAAGGAGCATGTGGAGTTTGTCAGAGGGAGGAAAGACACAAAAAGGAAAGGAGGGAGTGAAGGAATGgattttatagaaaaaagaatatgaaattcAAAGAAGAATGTGGGGGCTAAGAATAGTATAGTCTCCAAAAAGTGAGATTAGAGTTTTAGGAAAATATtggaaattttttgtaaatttgaaaataaaaattaaggattttaaaacaaTAGTTTTCTAACTTTGCCTTGAGTTATGGTGGATCACATGTTATGATTCTTCCTAGCATTAGCTTGTCAGAAAAGCTAAGTTGAAATGTTCCATGGGAACAAAATTGTTACCTAGGCTTAAATTTATGAAAGATGTTAAAAGAATGTtcttaagatattggttaagaggataaaataaaatttgtattgaaaaatggtaaaatgttgtgaatttaactttttaaaagttaaaatagtGTTGAATTTAATACAAATTTACTATTACTTTTAAGTTCCTTAATCTGTATTTTAAGGACACTTGTTAGtataaccctaaatttaaaataaatgaatcaaggtattttttttaaattatagatttgaattttgttggttGAGGTTATAAAGTCAAACTTTATCACTAACACTTCATAGACAATGCAATTCTGAAATTTAGTAGACCTATAATTggaattaaacataaagatattatacaaaaatttgtcATCTTCCTATCTAACTAAAGGAGTGGAGAGAAACATCGGGTTCGATTCTCAGGGAGAACAACGTTTGgtcagtgcgcatgcctctacgcatgagttGGATTAGTCGCCCATCTTTGATGGGTCGGAAACtggtgcgaaagccaaaaaaaaaaaaaaaaaaaggagtggAGAGAACTTTCCTTTCCATCCTCTTAATTTATTTCCATATTAGTAGTACATAAAATCAGTCTATTTCTCTTTGATCCATTtttctctatcttttttttttctctcattttatttttgattctAAAGCAATTGTTCAACTATTACCATATATTAACTGCATTTTCatcttttacaaaaatatatgatgcaGAACATGTACTTGAAGATTGCATTTTACACATTTTCTGATCATATCTCACCATTGGTAAATTCTAATATGGAACAGGTCCACCACAAACGAGtacttaaaaaatgtttaaaacttTAACGACCGCACCGCAGTTGTTGTCTGTTAGAAATAGACATTAACTATTATcttaatttttatgatttaaataGTGATTTAATAGATATTGATTCGATAAATATAACagaaaacaaatattatatcatattgaagaagaaatattatatcatattaaatCGGCATCAATTTGGTCGTCACCTTATTCATAAAAACAAGAATTGTCATGAgctattttttttgaagagtatCGTCAATTgtcattaaattttttgataattttaaagtATTGATCTAAGATGGACCACTTATAAAATCTAAAACTTATCACTTACTATTACACTACTTTCTTATATTAATTCCTAAAATATCTGAACAATTATCTAAATAGTGAGATATAATACGTTAAAAAGAATTACATTGAGATTTGAGAGTGTATTTCAATTATTAAACTCTTTTACCTAAGTGTGAGTAAATTTCAGTGACCAGCAGTATAATTAATTTCCCTGTTGTACTTTTCTGCATGGTCAATATTTAACCTTAAACAACAATGTGAAAATGTGAATTGAACAACATTGCATACAAAATCATTTACT belongs to Medicago truncatula cultivar Jemalong A17 chromosome 6, MtrunA17r5.0-ANR, whole genome shotgun sequence and includes:
- the LOC25495358 gene encoding protein LONGIFOLIA 1, encoding MSKKALTSMKDENQELQKQIGCISGFFQLFDRHRFLTGHNNSHNMANQGGTGNNIKELNNAIQKTKAKNVKVPRENQQSSTESSSGTSMSSSSCSSSMSSIEFNRTIHIEPPSISPMKTTENSNSEAAAKQHDNQRNQSPNFHDIVKDSMHKDAQRLSVKTLAKEEKKGRILKHIDSPRPMVPWDSPRLSYDGRDIQSVSKFATKQKELPRFSLDSKERSIKSFNEGTKTRNLLKGPQNVRGGSNTMVKQMEEPESAKRPSSVVAKLMGLEAFPDWSETSDSCNTNKDDTFAGSRMSYEYMQQQDSSFQKTSKGTNMLQSRRDGSITNETPYSQFSKNNEPSTKASNRSLSVYGEIEKRMADLEFKKSGKDLRALKQILEAMHRYKESLDTASDQTSNSPYDNTSNSSVGESLNVQSPRTRQKNPTSVTAERLSSTQGSKSPIVIMKPTKVARKTNNSSSPEMPIHGKSSGNKVYRSDPTDGMSVVKLGRQATKGSPAIKHVKDPISPPFHSVDRSNRMRTSKLMQSSKVPRVINGENNTNSGVMAETRSPRLQKKFGLERRSPPTSPKSDISSNRRQQNRQSTDLSLPSKTSRQKLSPLKERNDQNAEQDLSKESFMVETMVTAEQPSPVSVLDASFYREDPPSPVKRKSDISKDLDEVLNTYDNSEEDSEGLSLSSNTNTKVNFGNGTIDIDLITDNLVQILQQFDHNDDESFANFSDHNDPDHKYISEILLASGLLTSPSSSQALHSSGYPINPILFLALEKLKTNKMHSYIAKTNNHEKMERKLIFDVVNEILFQKLILESSYKPYQPEGRKPDGQQLSDMLCTEIDKLQHKNRNVNLANEDEYLTSILLEDLVQHPTSTECYNEIPNVVLDIERLIFKDLITEVVRSEVANHSG